In Podospora pseudocomata strain CBS 415.72m chromosome 4, whole genome shotgun sequence, the genomic stretch TCGACGATGCGGGGTTCGACGCTCAGCTCCCAGATACGAGCCCGGAGCTCGGATGGCAGACGGGGGAAAGGGTGGAACGTCgcagcggtggcggtggtcaTGGTTGTGGTCGTCCAGTGTGTGGAAGCCGACTTCATAAATTCCGTCGGTAAGCGTTGGGCTAGACCTCGGGCTGACTTGAATTAACTGACGGGAACAGGGGCCGACGGAGGAAGCGAACGAAAGTTGGTTGGAACTACTAAGTGAGAAAATAGGCCTGTTCTGTTGGTGATATCAGACTGAAGTCGACCGAGGAAGAAATCTATGTGCCTGGAACATCAACCACCTACCTGTCGGGGAAGGGCTACCTAGCTTGACAGTCAATGCCAAGCATGTAGACATATGCGCCAATACAACGCAACGTGATGATGGAGGCTCTTGAGGATACATTGGGGGAGTGTGGTCGTACTTGGTAGGCAGATTTAGCAACAAGCAGTTGGACAGAAAAGTCCTCAGTGTCGATACAAAAGTCACCTTCCTAAATTGTGTCTCATTGGATCCATCAGACGAAAATCCAAGCCCTGCCCTTTCATACAAGGGACGGGAACTTTTTAGACTTAATTTTTTCTTATCTTGTTGGTTGTCCTGATGTTACATACCGTAGGGGCTGCGCCCCTGCCAAGTCCGCCCCTCCATTCGGTTGGTACCGGCTCGCTACCTCGCTAGAGTGGCAAGGCTCGGGGctgtcttttttcttccattGCCTACTAGATGCTATGGATTCCTGGCTGAGACTATCGTTCCATTTGACAGTAAGGTAAGTGATATCAGCGAGCCTGTTGGTAGCTTCACTGGGATACTTCGTCGTGACAATGATGCTGGCCCCGACTCGGTACCTGTGTGTACCTTAGGTTACCTAGTTCGGGAGCCGAGGCTAAGCTGGAgacatcaacaacctacCAGCCCTCCACTCAATAGAGAGTTCTGCGTTCACATTGAACGTTGCTCAAGTTGTTTTTGACCGGCtcagctctccctcctgcCGTCAGGTTCTGGCGTTCTTGCGCCTGCACCACTCAATCTATCTTTTCGGTCAACTTCACTTCGTTATCTTCGTCAACATCATGAAGGCCTCTTGGTTGTTGTCTTTCGTTGGGCTGTCGCTTCTCGCACGCAGAGCGAGATGCACCGACTACCCTCTACTTCCATACGACCCAGAAACCACCACTGACTGTGCCGACTGGTTCAACAATGACGATGGCCGGTCTTGCAAGTGGGTGCGCGACTACTTCGAGGCTACTCCAGAGGAGTTCAGTCGTTGGAATCCATCTGTCGGCCTCAACTGCGAGCCGTGGTACGAATGGAATTCGTACTGCGTCATCACATGGACCAAGATCAACAGCACCCTGCCGGCTACGAGCAAAACCACAACTACGAGCAGctcgaccaccaccgcgCCCATTTTAGGGCCCTCGCCGACAGCCTGGACTGACATGGGCTGCTATGTCGAGGACCCAGAGCTTCCCATTCTTGA encodes the following:
- a CDS encoding hypothetical protein (EggNog:ENOG503P3A1; COG:S), whose product is MKASWLLSFVGLSLLARRARCTDYPLLPYDPETTTDCADWFNNDDGRSCKWVRDYFEATPEEFSRWNPSVGLNCEPWYEWNSYCVITWTKINSTLPATSKTTTTSSSTTTAPILGPSPTAWTDMGCYVEDPELPILDVNFNPNGDSSLSVPKCWQTCYRRFYDYAGVQNGNQCWCGSYVGGEWAANQTSCNSPCTGNPSTFCGGPGFIRIYKAEQNVPPVTTTSTAGTVNSTSTSTSGAKRNLDAAKNMGIF